The Desulfarculaceae bacterium DNA window TGCGGGAGCTGCGGCTCCTGTCGCCGCATCGCCGCCGGCACCCACGAAGACCTGATCGTGCTGGAGCCGCCCAGCGAGTCCCGCTCCAGCCAGATCAAGGTGGAGGCGGTGCGCGAGGCCATCCGGGCCACCGGCTTCGCGCCCTTTGCCGGGGGCACCCGGCTCATCCTCATCAAGCGGGCGGGCCACCTGAACCCGGCCAGCGCCAACGCGCTCTTGAAAACCCTGGAAGAACCGCCGCCCAACAATATTCTGGTGCTCACGGTCAGCGACCCCAAGGAGATCCTGCCCACCTTGGTGAGCCGCTGCCGCAAGGTCAACTTCCTGCCCCTGGCACCAGAGCAGATCGAGGCCGAGCTGGTGCGCCGGGGCGAGGCCCCCGAGGAGGCGCGGCTCAAGGCCGGTCTGGCCGGGGGCAGCCTGGGCCGGGCCCTGGGCCTGGACACCGGGGCGCTCAGGCGGGACCTCTCCCGCCTGCTGGCCCGCCTGGAGGGCGGGGGGGCCCTGGAAGACTGGTCCTTTGCCGAGGAGCTGGTGGGCGACCACCGGGGCTCCAAGGGCATCGACCGCGAGGGCATCAGCCAGGCCCTGGACCTTTTGGCCCTGCACTTCCGGGACGCGGCGGTGAGCGCCGCCGGACGCCCGGAGATGGCCTGTTTGCCCTCCACCCAACGGGCGGGTGACATTTCCGACGCCTGCACCGCCTTTGCGCGGGTGCGCCGGGCCCAGGGGCAGATCCTGGGCAACGCCGCGCCCGAGTTGGCCTTGGTGGTGCTGCTTGGCGAATTAAAGGAGGCCGCGGTACATGGGTAAGACAGTGGGAATCCGCTTTTCCCGCGGCAGCAAGATATACGACTTCGACGCCGGGCACTTCGTGCTCAAGGCGGGCGACAGCGTGATCGTGGAGACCGAGTTCGGCCTGGCCCTGGGCGAGGTGGTGCGCGGCCCCCGGCCCCAGCCCTTGATCCCCGAGGGCGAGACCGAGCTGGAGCTCAAGCAGGTCTTCCGCCTGGCCACGGAAGAAGACCTGGAGCAGCAGGCGGCCAACGAGACCCTGGAGAAGGAGGCCTACCGCTTCTGCCAGGAGCGCATCGCCGCGCGCAAGCTGGACATGAACCTGGTCAAGGTGGAGTGCATCTTCGACCGCTCCAAGGTGATCTTCTTCTTCACCGCCGAGGGCCGCCTGGACTTCCGCGAGCTGGTCAAGGACTTGGTGGGGCGCTTCCGCACCCGGGTGGAGATGCGCCAGATCGGGGTGCGCCACGAGGCCAAGCTCCTGGGTGGGCTGGGCTCCTGCGGCCGCGAGGTCTGCTGCGCCACCTTCCTCCGGGACTTCGAGCCGGTGAGCGTGAAGATGGCCAAGGAGCAGAACCTCAGCCTGAATCCCACCAAGATCAGCGGGCTCTGCGGGCGGCTCATGTGCTGCCTCACCTATGAATTCGAGACCTACAAGGCGCTCAAAAAAGACCTGCCCAAGCTGGGCAAGCGCCTGAGCCTGGCCGACGGACGCGACGCCAAGGTCATTCGCCAGAACGTGCTGGAAAAAAGAGTCACCTTGTACATCCCCGGCGAGGGCGAGCTGAGCGTGGGGCCCGAGGAGCTGGCCAAGCTCATGGGCAAGGGCCCCGACGGCCAGGCCTTGCCCGAGCAAAACAAGTCGGCCGCGCCGCCCAAGGACGGCGGAGCCGGAGGCGCCAAACCCCAGGGACAGGGGCAGGCGCCCAAGGGCGATGGCCGGGATCAGCAGGGCAAGGGGGGCAAGCCCGCCTCCTCCCGCCGGCGGCGCCCCCGCCGCCGGGGCAAGAAGGGACCCAAGACATCATGAGCCAAGCATTCTATATAACCACGCCCATCTACTACGTGAACGCGGAGCCTCACCTGGGCCACGCCTACACCACCATCGTGGCCGACGTGGCCGCCCGCTATCACCGCCTGGCCGGCGACCAGGTGCGCTTCCAGACCGGCACCGACGAGCACGGCGACAAGATCGCCCAGGCCGCCGAGGCCCGGGGGGTCACCCCCCAGCAGTACGCCGACCAGATCAGCGGCATGTTCCGCCATCTCTGGCCCGAGCTGCACATAACCAACGACAAGTTCATCCGCACCACCGACCCGGACCACATCGAGGTGGTGCAGTCCATCCTGCAGAAGGTCTTCGACGCGGGCGACATATACAAGGACTCCTACGGCGGCAACTACTGCGTGGGCTGCGAGCGCTTCCTCACCGACAAGGAGCTGGTGAACGGCAAGTGCCCGGAGCACGACAAGGAGCCGGTGTACATCGAGGAAGAGAACTACTTCTTCCGCATGTCCAAGTACCAGGCGGCGCTCAAGGCCCACATCGAGGCCAACCCGGACTTCATCCGGCCCGAGCGCTACAAGAACGAGGTGCTGGCCATGCTGGCCGAGCCTCTGGAGGACCTGTGCATCTCCCGGCCCAAGACGCGGCTCACCTGGGGCATCACCCTGCCCTTTGACCAGGAGTTCGTCACCTACGTCTGGTTCGACGCCCTGATCAACTACCTCACCGGCCTGGGCTGGCCCAGCGGCGAGAACTTCCATGCCTTCTGGCCCGCGGCCCAGCATCTCATCGCCAAGGACATCCTCAAGCCCCACGCCATCTTCTGGCCCACCATGCTCATGGCCCTGGGCGCGGCCGAAAATAAGGGCGTTGAGGCCTACCTCTACCAGCACCTGAACGTGCACGGTTACTGGAACGTGGACCAGGCCAAGATGTCCAAGAGCCTGGGCA harbors:
- the holB gene encoding DNA polymerase III subunit delta', whose protein sequence is MKLSGVIGQPRARRQLEDELGAGRLAHAYLFAGPSGVGRATTAVALFAAANCEAPEGGTACGSCGSCRRIAAGTHEDLIVLEPPSESRSSQIKVEAVREAIRATGFAPFAGGTRLILIKRAGHLNPASANALLKTLEEPPPNNILVLTVSDPKEILPTLVSRCRKVNFLPLAPEQIEAELVRRGEAPEEARLKAGLAGGSLGRALGLDTGALRRDLSRLLARLEGGGALEDWSFAEELVGDHRGSKGIDREGISQALDLLALHFRDAAVSAAGRPEMACLPSTQRAGDISDACTAFARVRRAQGQILGNAAPELALVVLLGELKEAAVHG
- a CDS encoding stage 0 sporulation family protein gives rise to the protein MGKTVGIRFSRGSKIYDFDAGHFVLKAGDSVIVETEFGLALGEVVRGPRPQPLIPEGETELELKQVFRLATEEDLEQQAANETLEKEAYRFCQERIAARKLDMNLVKVECIFDRSKVIFFFTAEGRLDFRELVKDLVGRFRTRVEMRQIGVRHEAKLLGGLGSCGREVCCATFLRDFEPVSVKMAKEQNLSLNPTKISGLCGRLMCCLTYEFETYKALKKDLPKLGKRLSLADGRDAKVIRQNVLEKRVTLYIPGEGELSVGPEELAKLMGKGPDGQALPEQNKSAAPPKDGGAGGAKPQGQGQAPKGDGRDQQGKGGKPASSRRRRPRRRGKKGPKTS